In the genome of Terriglobales bacterium, one region contains:
- a CDS encoding amidohydrolase, which yields MSRWQGLAAALLVLVSLAPHAVAQKKKAAPADPALAKKQEAVALVEKQEAGLVKVSDAIWGYAETALREKRSAKEMADYAEQQGFQVERGVAGMPTAFVASYGSGAPVIGILGEYDALPGISQKASSTKEALAPGAPGHGCGHNLLGSASMGAAVAIKQMIEAGKLKGTIRYYGTPAEEAVGGKVYMVREGLFKDVDVVLAWHPATENSADTGGGQAIIDMIVEFKGKAAHAAFDPWNGRSAVDGLEAMTHGLNMMREHIQPTSRMHYVIVKGGDVPNVVPEYAKLWLWLRDTKRERMDEMFARVQKMAQGAALIAGVESKITVQAGDYERLVNMNGERLLYENMQWLGPLKFTDEEQAFAKQIQANTGVKQVGLLGEIKKFDPNPPAEGGSTDVGDVSWNVPTLHFSITTAADGAPWHGWPVVATSGMSIGHKGMMYAAKVLAATAVDLYEKPAAREAIKKEFAEQTKGFVYKPYVPEGPPPVPKD from the coding sequence ATGAGCCGTTGGCAAGGTCTTGCCGCAGCGCTGTTGGTTCTGGTGTCGCTCGCGCCGCACGCGGTCGCGCAGAAGAAGAAGGCCGCGCCCGCCGATCCGGCGCTCGCCAAGAAGCAGGAAGCGGTCGCGCTGGTCGAGAAGCAGGAAGCCGGCCTGGTGAAGGTGAGCGACGCGATCTGGGGCTACGCCGAGACCGCGCTGCGCGAGAAGCGTTCCGCCAAGGAGATGGCCGACTACGCCGAGCAGCAGGGCTTCCAGGTGGAGCGCGGCGTGGCGGGCATGCCAACGGCGTTCGTCGCGAGCTACGGCTCGGGCGCGCCGGTCATCGGCATCCTGGGCGAGTACGACGCGCTGCCGGGCATCTCGCAGAAGGCTTCGAGCACGAAGGAGGCGCTGGCGCCGGGGGCGCCGGGGCACGGCTGCGGCCACAACCTGCTGGGTTCCGCCTCGATGGGCGCGGCGGTCGCGATCAAGCAGATGATCGAGGCCGGCAAGCTGAAGGGGACGATCCGCTACTACGGCACGCCGGCGGAAGAGGCGGTCGGCGGCAAGGTGTACATGGTCCGGGAAGGGCTGTTCAAGGACGTGGACGTGGTGCTGGCGTGGCATCCGGCGACGGAGAACAGCGCCGACACCGGCGGCGGCCAGGCCATCATCGACATGATCGTGGAGTTCAAGGGGAAGGCGGCGCACGCGGCCTTCGATCCGTGGAACGGGCGCAGCGCGGTCGACGGCCTGGAGGCGATGACGCATGGGCTGAACATGATGCGCGAGCACATCCAGCCGACCAGCCGCATGCATTACGTCATCGTGAAGGGCGGCGATGTCCCGAACGTCGTGCCGGAGTACGCCAAGCTGTGGCTGTGGCTGCGCGACACCAAGCGCGAGCGCATGGACGAGATGTTCGCGCGTGTGCAGAAGATGGCGCAGGGCGCGGCGCTGATCGCGGGCGTGGAATCGAAGATCACCGTACAGGCGGGCGACTACGAGCGGCTGGTCAACATGAACGGGGAGCGGTTGCTCTACGAGAACATGCAGTGGCTCGGCCCGCTGAAGTTCACCGACGAGGAGCAGGCGTTTGCGAAGCAGATCCAGGCGAACACGGGGGTGAAGCAGGTCGGGCTGCTGGGCGAGATCAAGAAGTTCGATCCGAACCCGCCGGCCGAGGGCGGCTCGACCGACGTCGGCGACGTGAGCTGGAACGTGCCGACGCTGCACTTCTCCATCACGACCGCTGCCGACGGCGCGCCGTGGCACGGCTGGCCGGTGGTGGCGACCTCGGGCATGTCGATCGGCCACAAGGGCATGATGTACGCGGCGAAGGTGCTGGCCGCGACCGCAGTGGACCTCTACGAGAAGCCGGCGGCGCGCGAGGCCATCAAGAAAGAGTTCGCGGAGCAGACGAAGGGCTTCGTCTACAAGCCGTACGTGCCGGAGGGCCCGCCGCCGGTGCCGAAAGATTAG
- a CDS encoding response regulator codes for MTAPLKLRVMIVDDDQSMARYLSTYLAKRYDVSTVGSGEEAIRMFRVYDPALVLLDMAMQGLTGIETLERIKQIKPEVAVIVISGQND; via the coding sequence GTGACGGCCCCCCTGAAGCTGCGCGTGATGATCGTCGACGACGACCAGTCGATGGCGCGCTATCTCAGCACCTACCTGGCGAAGCGCTACGACGTCTCCACCGTCGGCAGCGGCGAAGAAGCCATTCGCATGTTCCGCGTGTACGACCCCGCACTCGTGCTGCTCGACATGGCCATGCAGGGACTGACTGGCATCGAGACGCTGGAGCGCATCAAGCAGATCAAGCCCGAGGTCGCCGTCATCGTCATCTCCGGGCAGAACGACC
- a CDS encoding GvpL/GvpF family gas vesicle protein yields MAWYAYCITEQQAFQGTSRARRPFVIPGISGIGGAKVLGYPSGEFAVIVSEYTRNGALDQKAILEHARVVSECFRNTTVLPFRFGTVFDRDEDLRKAVRANRKAFTASVSKLKGKAEMHLKLLVKDGSLMRMMDDVELPIATGGAYLTKLREKATKQRERLTKARALSVQVQKLLRPLEAEVCCKKVDAGGMLIDIAHLIDHDSVEKYQTRYSSAQQKLKDCQITVSGPWPPYHFMPGKLRSVPNS; encoded by the coding sequence ATGGCATGGTACGCATACTGCATCACTGAGCAGCAGGCTTTTCAGGGCACTTCCCGCGCACGTCGTCCCTTCGTGATCCCCGGCATCAGCGGCATCGGCGGCGCCAAGGTCTTGGGTTATCCCTCCGGCGAATTCGCGGTCATCGTCAGCGAGTACACGCGCAACGGCGCTCTCGACCAAAAAGCCATCCTCGAGCACGCCCGGGTCGTCAGCGAATGCTTCCGCAACACCACCGTCCTGCCCTTCCGCTTCGGCACCGTCTTCGATCGCGACGAGGATCTCCGCAAGGCCGTCCGCGCCAATCGCAAGGCGTTCACCGCGAGCGTCAGCAAGCTCAAGGGCAAGGCCGAGATGCACCTCAAGCTCCTGGTGAAAGACGGCTCGCTCATGCGCATGATGGACGATGTCGAGCTCCCCATCGCCACCGGCGGCGCTTATCTCACCAAGCTCCGCGAGAAGGCCACCAAGCAGCGCGAGCGGCTCACCAAGGCCCGCGCCCTCTCCGTCCAGGTCCAGAAGCTGCTGCGCCCGCTCGAAGCCGAAGTCTGCTGCAAGAAGGTCGACGCCGGCGGCATGCTCATCGACATCGCGCACCTCATCGACCACGACTCGGTCGAGAAGTACCAGACCCGCTACTCCAGCGCTCAGCAGAAACTGAAAGATTGCCAGATCACCGTCAGCGGCCCCTGGCCGCCCTACCACTTCATGCCTGGCAAGCTGCGCAGCGTCCCCAACAGCTAA
- a CDS encoding ATP-binding protein — protein sequence MVSAKPKILVVDDEPNVLLTMAAILQQEGYDVEEAPSGRAALDALAQRSFDLVLTDLNMPGVDGLAVLEAVQKHAPATVTLVITGYASVSTALRALQLGAYEYLLKPTEIEDLKQSVRRSLERKRLSEIDTLYRVGQSLGQAPDVPAICGIVADAIRGVLHLKHADIILPGRESDCARPSLADLIKRNDVRSELEAGNVITSLTSPPLAAAAAQLSCSAIAMVPGLVGRRLVCVLVADNNSQGFDFHASSLRFLQGLASQTALALENVSLIAELRRNNEELAHANAKLRELDRLKSQFLSVATHELRTPLSIILGYTSMLSESLDERLSGEERQSFAESIAASQRLIRLVNSMLDITQIEAGRIALHFERMDLRQAVQQSVAFFGQEAQQRNVTLRTELPMRLPKVQADAERVQQVLINLIGNALKFTPAGGKITVALRAVVGGNVELEVADTGPGIALEDQALLFQEFTRIGRRSREHGAGLGLAITRRIVEAHGGTVRVQSRPAKGAKFIVSLPGEAAATGKTAVSA from the coding sequence ATGGTCAGCGCCAAGCCCAAGATCCTCGTCGTCGACGATGAGCCCAACGTGCTGCTCACGATGGCGGCCATCCTGCAGCAGGAGGGCTACGACGTCGAAGAAGCCCCCAGTGGCCGCGCCGCCCTCGACGCGCTCGCCCAGCGAAGCTTCGACCTGGTCCTGACCGACCTCAACATGCCCGGCGTCGACGGCCTGGCGGTGCTCGAAGCCGTGCAGAAGCACGCGCCTGCCACCGTCACGCTCGTCATCACCGGCTACGCCTCGGTCTCGACCGCGCTCCGCGCCTTGCAGCTCGGCGCCTATGAATACCTGCTCAAGCCCACCGAGATCGAGGACCTGAAGCAGTCGGTCCGCCGCTCGCTCGAGCGCAAGCGCCTCTCGGAGATCGACACGCTCTATCGCGTCGGCCAGTCGCTCGGCCAGGCGCCCGACGTCCCTGCCATCTGCGGCATCGTCGCCGACGCCATCCGCGGCGTCCTCCATCTGAAGCACGCCGACATCATCCTGCCCGGCCGCGAGAGCGACTGCGCCCGCCCGTCGCTGGCGGACCTGATCAAGCGCAACGACGTGCGCAGCGAGTTGGAAGCGGGCAACGTCATCACCTCGCTGACCTCGCCGCCGCTCGCCGCCGCCGCCGCCCAGCTCAGCTGTTCTGCCATCGCCATGGTCCCCGGCCTGGTCGGGCGACGCCTGGTCTGCGTGCTCGTCGCCGACAACAACAGCCAGGGGTTTGACTTCCACGCGTCGTCCCTCCGCTTCCTGCAAGGCCTGGCCTCGCAGACCGCGCTCGCGCTTGAGAACGTTTCCCTCATCGCCGAGCTGCGCCGCAACAACGAAGAGCTCGCGCACGCCAACGCCAAGCTACGGGAGCTCGATCGCCTCAAATCCCAGTTCCTCAGCGTCGCCACCCACGAGCTCCGCACGCCGCTTTCCATCATCCTCGGCTACACCTCGATGCTCAGCGAGTCGCTCGACGAGCGCCTCTCCGGCGAGGAGCGCCAGAGCTTCGCCGAGTCGATCGCCGCCTCCCAGCGCCTCATCCGGCTGGTGAATTCCATGCTCGACATCACCCAGATCGAGGCCGGCCGCATCGCGCTGCACTTCGAGCGCATGGACCTCCGCCAGGCCGTCCAGCAGTCGGTCGCGTTCTTCGGCCAGGAGGCCCAACAGCGGAACGTCACGCTGCGGACCGAGCTTCCCATGCGGCTCCCCAAAGTCCAGGCGGACGCCGAGCGCGTCCAGCAAGTCCTCATCAACCTCATCGGCAACGCGCTCAAGTTCACTCCCGCCGGCGGCAAGATCACGGTCGCGCTTCGTGCCGTGGTCGGCGGCAACGTGGAGCTCGAGGTCGCCGACACCGGACCCGGCATCGCCCTCGAAGACCAGGCGCTGCTCTTCCAGGAGTTCACGCGCATCGGCCGTCGCAGCCGCGAGCATGGCGCCGGCCTGGGGTTGGCCATCACGCGCCGCATCGTGGAAGCCCACGGCGGCACGGTCCGCGTCCAGAGCCGTCCCGCGAAGGGCGCCAAGTTCATCGTCAGCCTACCGGGGGAGGCGGCAGCGACCGGTAAGACAGCTGTATCTGCTTAG
- a CDS encoding sensor domain-containing diguanylate cyclase, with amino-acid sequence MVSDRDSVSPERLVVEVFSELPQTTVERRWREMNVILRLSMLTGLQMQLEATLNMLCDFAGEIAPFDRALVYFWEEDDQKVEPRTARGFDDLAPETYGRGNILNFWAAKYSRPLLVQHGANLQADAFLESIGCESGVVVPLFVSNQVMGSIQLFARRHAAFTQEDAQLLWVLALVAENQLTREYANEGLLRFAFTDYLTGLKTRGYFEQQLDLEIKRAERKRGKLALLMVDIDHFKQLNDTYGHHVGDQVLRDVAAILMKDMREIDTVARYGGEEFVIILPETTADGALFVAQRLRKAVEQSRFFAGSANAVERLTISIGIAIFDSDAQFKRDLIEYSDAALYAAKSAGRNQVLLYSDLARKAKREVS; translated from the coding sequence ATGGTTTCCGATCGCGACAGCGTATCGCCGGAGCGGCTTGTCGTCGAAGTCTTCTCCGAGCTGCCCCAGACCACCGTCGAGCGGCGGTGGCGGGAGATGAACGTCATCCTGCGGCTGAGCATGCTGACCGGGCTGCAGATGCAGCTCGAGGCGACGCTGAACATGCTGTGCGATTTCGCCGGGGAGATCGCGCCCTTCGACCGCGCGCTGGTCTATTTCTGGGAAGAGGACGACCAGAAGGTCGAGCCGCGGACGGCGCGGGGCTTCGACGACCTGGCGCCCGAGACCTACGGGCGCGGGAACATCCTGAACTTCTGGGCGGCGAAGTACTCGCGTCCGCTGCTGGTGCAGCACGGCGCCAACCTGCAGGCGGACGCCTTCCTGGAATCGATCGGCTGCGAGTCGGGCGTGGTGGTGCCGCTGTTCGTCTCGAACCAGGTGATGGGGTCGATCCAGCTGTTCGCCCGGCGCCACGCGGCCTTCACGCAGGAGGACGCGCAGCTGCTGTGGGTGCTGGCGCTGGTGGCGGAGAACCAGCTCACGCGCGAATACGCCAACGAAGGCCTGCTACGCTTCGCGTTCACCGATTACCTGACGGGGCTGAAGACGCGCGGCTACTTCGAGCAGCAGCTCGACCTGGAGATCAAGCGCGCGGAGCGCAAGCGCGGGAAGCTCGCGCTGCTGATGGTGGACATCGACCACTTCAAGCAGCTCAACGACACCTACGGCCACCACGTGGGCGACCAGGTGCTGCGGGACGTGGCCGCCATCCTGATGAAGGACATGCGCGAGATCGACACGGTGGCGCGCTACGGCGGCGAGGAGTTCGTGATCATCCTGCCAGAGACGACGGCGGACGGCGCGTTGTTCGTGGCGCAACGCCTGCGCAAGGCGGTGGAGCAGTCGCGCTTCTTCGCAGGCTCGGCGAACGCGGTAGAGCGGCTGACGATCTCCATCGGGATCGCGATCTTCGACAGCGATGCGCAGTTCAAGCGCGACCTGATCGAATATTCCGACGCCGCGCTGTACGCGGCGAAGTCCGCCGGCCGCAACCAGGTCCTGC